A portion of the Anoplopoma fimbria isolate UVic2021 breed Golden Eagle Sablefish chromosome 15, Afim_UVic_2022, whole genome shotgun sequence genome contains these proteins:
- the LOC129103924 gene encoding uncharacterized protein LOC129103924, translating into MACGGRRQLSLPDHRDNRHVPNNVDQLAFKYMELCKVESSTDSDSEISPRWSDTSTMGCVSSTPERGTFRRSLPLTHKPAGRHGCYSLFLDPYDGSSEDSDQSNIDVGVSSRRTRQKGKGGGGGCRFSGRSRRFILHHPASVAPREVAKNGMREPVTEQQQHLLDVKMKCGSDSELFVCDIMPSHSDRDGCRDLKEEMANDSTMHSQTVDVEMHSQFEDSGLHVTRPSTSHTPGPVTPVGGSSSQMLASSSETSPCPCNLRSIYKRKLGFPGAEVMELGQRKRQCVVNMDDQQKERDSASEPW; encoded by the exons atggcatgTGGTGGAAGACGACAGCTCTCACTTCCAG ATCACAGGGATAATAGACATGTGCCCAACAATGTGGACCAGCTTGCTTTCAAATACATG GAGCTGTGTAAAGTGGAGTCCAGCACCGATTCTGACTCGGAGATCAGTCCAAGGTGGTCGGATACCAGCACTATG GGATGTGTGAGCAGTACACCAGAGAGGGGGACTTTTCGGCGGTCATTGCCGTTAACACACAAGCCTGCAGGAAGGCATGGCTGTTATTCTTTG TTTTTGGACCCCTACGATGGGAGCTCTGAGGATTCTGACCAGTCAAACATTGATGTGGGTGTCTCCAGCAGGAGAACAAGACAGAAGggaaaaggtggaggaggaggctgtcGGTTCTCGGGTAGGAGCAGGAGATTTATCCTTCATCACCCTGCTTCTGTTGCCCCCAGAGAAGTGGCAAAAAATGGGATGAGAGAGCCTGTaacagagcagcagcaacatCTTTTGGACGTCAAGATGAAATGTGGGAGTGACTCCGAGCTGTTTGTCTGTGACATTATGCCCTCCCACAGTGACAGGGACGGTTGTAGAGATCTTAAAGAGGAAATGGCCAATGATTCAACAATGCACAGCCAAACCGTAGACGTAGAAATGCATTCCCAATTTGAAGATTCAGGTTTGCATGTTACAAGGCCCTCCACATCCCACACACCTGGACCTGTAACCCCAGTGGGAGGGAGTTCATCCCAGATGCTGGCTAGCTCCTCTGAGACATCCCCCTGCCCCTGTAACCTCAGATCGATTTACAAGAGAAAGCTGGGTTTCCCTGGAGCAGAAGTGATGGAGCTGGGGCAAAGAAAGAGGCAGTGTGTTGTCAACATGGATGACCAACAAAAAGAAAGGGACTCTGCATCTGAACCATGGTAA